In Paenacidovorax monticola, the genomic window CCGGGCTGGCGGCCGAGGCATTCCGCCGCCTGCTCGTCACGCAGGGCGTGGATGTGCCGGCCAATCTACCGGCGCCGCCGCGCGGCGGCGCTCAGGCGCTCAAGCCCTTCCACAACATGTAGGCCGCCAGCCCGAGCAGCAGGCAGGCGAAGGTGCGCTTGAGCTGCCTGACGGGCAGTGCGTGCGCGGCCCGGGCGCCCAGGGGCGCCGTGAGCACGCTGCACACGGCGATCGCCGCGAGGCCCGGCAGCCAGACGTAGCCGAACGCGCCCGGAGGCAGTCCGGCGACGGACTGGCCGCCCAGCACATAGCCCGCCACGTTGGCCAGCGCGATCGGAAAGCCCAGCGCGGCGCTGGTGGCCACGGCGTTGTGGATCGGGACGTTGCACCAGGTCATGAAGGGCACGCTCACGAAGCCCCCGCCCGCGCCCACCAGGCCCGAGAGGAAGCCGATGACCCCGCCCGCCGCGATCTGGCCGCCCGTGCCGGGCATCTGGCGCGAGGGGGCGGGCTTCTTGTCCAGGAACATCTGCACGGCGGAAAAGCTCACGAACAGGCCGAAGAAGATGGCCAGGAACGCTCCCTTGAGCAGTGCGAACACGCCCAGGCTGGCGAGCAGCCCCCCAAGCACGATGCCGGGTGCCAGGCGCAGCACCAGGTCCCAGCGCACGGCGCCGCGCCGGTGGTGCGCGCGCACGCTGGAGACCGAGGTGAACACGATGGTGGCCATGGAGGTGGCGATGGCCATCTTCACGGCCAGATCCGGGGCGACCATGCGCTGGCCCAGGATGTAGGTGAGAAAGGGCACCATCAGCATGCCGCCGCCGATGCCGAGCAGGCCGGCAAGGAATCCGGTGCCCAGGCCGAGCAGGGCGAGTTCGGCGGCCAGCAGGGGCTCGATCATGGCGTGGGTGCGCGGGAGGGGCCGCGGCGCATGCCGTGGCGAGGGAAGAGGGTGTCCGCGAATGCCACCGGACCGGCATCCTGAACCGGGGGTTCAGGTGGGCGAGGGCAACCAGGCGTTGGGTTCATCTGACGCGAGATGATCACGCTCACCGGGCAATGTACCAAGCCCTTGCTCGTGGAGCATTGGTTCAAGGAAATATAAAGCCCGGCAGCACCACGGACACATCCATTGTAGGCCCTGCGAGGCGCCTGGGAATGGGGTCAGAGCAATTGCCCGTCGTTGCCAAGGGCTTGGTCGAGGCGCTGGACCAGCGCCAGCGCGCGCTGGATATCGGCGGGGCTGTCTTCCTGCGGCAGGGCGGCCGTGGACGAGGTGCTGGCCGCGGCGGGCGGGGCGCTGTCGCGGTCCGCGATCTCGAAGGCCAGGTTCAGCGCAGCCAGCACGGCGATACGCTCGCGCGCGCGCACCTTGCCGGCGTCGCGGATGCGCGTCATGGCCGTGTCCACGCGTTCCACGGCCTCGAGCAGGCGGGATTCATGGCCGTCGGGGCAGGCGAGCAGGTAGCTCTGCTGCATGATCTGGACCTCGATCTGCTTCATTCAGCGTCCTTGGCAGTGGTGGAGGGCAGGCGGTCGAGCAGGGCATCGACCCGTGCGCGCGCGGCGCTGAGGCGGGACTTGAGGGAGTCGCGCTCCTGGGTCAGTGCGGCCACTTGTTCGGACAGCAGGGCGTTGGTGCGCTGCAGTTCTGCGTGCCGCAGCAGCAGGCGCTCGACGCGCTCGGCGATGAGATCGAGGGGAGACGGAGAGGCCATACAGCCGGGGATTGTAGGACGGGGCTCCGTAAACAGTCGTAAAATCGCGCCGTTGGTGCTCGCGGTGTGGTTCGCATGCCGCAGTTCAACGGGAAGCAGGGAGGAGGCCTCCACGGACCCTCCGAGCCTGCGCTGCCCCCGCAACGGTCAGCGGACGAATCGCGTGCCGATTCCCTCTCCACCACTCTGCCACTGAGCGCCTTGAACAAGCGTTTGGGAAGGCGCTGGAGGGCGTTCCGCCAGCCCGGATACCGGCCAACACGGTGGTTGCGCGCGCCCTGCCTGCAGGGTGTGCGTGGCTGTGTCACCCAATGCCGGCGGGGAAGCCGGCACGGGTAGTTTGCTGACCCTGTTCCCCCATGAAGACTCCGTCCTCCCGCGAGCGCGCCGCCGCGCCCCTGAACCTGCGCCCGGCCGTGCTGGCCCTGGCCGCCATGGCCGCGCTGGCCGCCCACGCCCAGGAAGGTGCCACGCTGCTGGCGCAGAACCTGCACGCGCCCTCGATGTCCGACGTCGTGGTGACCGCCACGCGCACACCGCAGCCCTTGTCCGATCTCGTGGCCGACGTGTCCATCGTGGACCGCGAAACCATCGAGACCAGTGGCGCCACGGGGCTGGTCGACGTGCTGGCGCGCCTGCCCGGCGTGGAGATGTCGCGCAACGGCGGCCCCGGCACGACCACCAGCCTGTTCCTGCGCGGCGCGGAAACGCGCTTCACCGCCGTGTACATCGACGGCGTGCGCGTGGATTCGCAGTCCACCGGCGGCGCGGCCTGGGAGGCCATTCCGCTGTCGCTGATCGACCGCATCGAGGTGCTGCGCGGCCCGGCCGGCGCGGTCTACGGTTCCGACGCGCTGGGCGGCGTGGTCCAGATCTTCACGAAGAAGGGCGAGACGGGCGTGGCCCCCTACGTCGGCGTTGGCGCGGGCAGCCATGGCACCTACCGTGCCGAGGCAGGCGTGAGCGGCGCGAGCGGCACCTTCGACTACGCGCTTGGCATCGTGCGCGAGACCAGCGAGGGCTTCAACGCGCGCCCCATCGCGGGCCAGAACCCGGACCGCGACGGCTACCGCTCCACGGCCGCCAATGCGCGCCTGGGCCTGCAGATCAATGCGGCCCACCGCATCGAAGGCACGCTGGTGGCCAATGACATCAACAGCGGCTACGACGCCACCTACACGCCCAGCAAGGGCATCGTCAACGACGACCGCAACCTGCACCGCCTGCATGCGCTGGGCCTGAACTGGCAGGCCCAGTGGAGCACGAGCTACAAGACGCGCCTGTCCATCACCGACTCGCGCGACCGCTACGAGACCAAGCCGTCCCCGTACCTCACCGAGACCCAGCTGCGCGGCTACCTGTTCCAGAACGAGTGGCGCCTGGGCGCGCACCTGTTCACGGCCGCGCTGGAGCGCCGCGAGGACCACCTGACCAACGCCCCCATCGACCGCGAGCGCTCGCAGGATGCGCTGGCCCTGGGTTGGGGCTACAACGCGGGCGGCCACACCGTGCAGCTCAACGTGCGTCACGACTCCGACAGCGAGTTCGGCGGCCAGAACACGGGCAGTGCGTCGTACGGCTATGCCTTCACGCCGCAATGGCGTGCCACGGCCTCGGTGGGAACGGCCTTCCGCGCCCCCACGCTGTACCACCGCTTCAGCGAGTACGGCCAGGCAGGGCTCAAGCCCGAGGAAAGCCGCAATGCCGAACTGGGCCTGCGCTGGGCCGAAGGCAGCAGCACCTTCTCGGTCGTGGCCTACCGCAACCGCGTGAAGAACCTGATCTCGTTCGCTGGCGCGGGCCCCTGCGCATCGACCTTCGGCTGTTACGCCAACACGGCGCGCGCGCAGTACGAGGGCGTGACCCTCGCGGGCTCGCACCGCATTGGCGCGGTGCAGCTGCGCGGCTCGATCGACCTGCAGAACCCCAAGGACCTCGACACTGGCAAGCAGCTGGCGCGCCGCGCCAAGCGCCATGCCACGTTCGGCGCCGATACGCGCCTGGCGGGCTGGACGCTGGGCGCCGAGGTGCAGGCCTCGGGTCGCCGCTACGACACGGTGGCCAACACCAACGTGCTGGGCGGCTACACGCTCGTCAACCTGTATGCCAGCACGCGCCTGGCGCGCGACTACCAGCTGATCGCGCGCGTGGACAACCTCGCCGACAAGAACTACCAGCTCGCGCGCACCTACGCCACGCCGGGCCGCACGTTCTTCGTGGGCCTGAAGTGGGCACCCTCGAACTGATCCGGCACCCGCGATGAACGGCACCGCACTCTGCCCGGCCCTGGTCGTGGCCGCCCCGGCCTCGGGCCAGGGCAAGACCACCGTGACCGCGGCCCTGGCGCGCCTGCATGCGCGCCAGGGGCGGCGTGTACGCGTGTTCAAGTGCGGGCCCGACTTTCTCGACCCCTACTGGCACGAGCTGGCCAGCGGCGCGCCCGTGGAGCAGCTCGACCTGTGGATGACGGGCGAGGCCGACTGCGCCGCGCGCCTGCACGCTGCCGCGCAGGAGGCCGACCTGGTCCTGGTCGAAGGCGTGATGGGCCTGTTCGACGGGCAGGACAGCGTGGCCGACCTCGCGCAGCGCTTCGGCATGCCCGTGCTGGCCGTGGTCGATGCCTCGGCCATGGCGGGCACGCTGGGCGCCATTGCCTTCGGCCTGCGCCATTTCCGCGCGGGCCTGCCCTGGGCCGGCGTGCTGGCCAACCGCGTGGCGGGCGAGCGCCATGCCGACATGCTGCGGGAGGGCCTGGCCGACCCCGCCGACTGGCTGGGTGCGCTGCCGCGCGTGGCCTTTGACGCCGCATCGCCCAAGCTGCTGCCCGAGCGGCACCTGGGGCTGGTCGCGGCACACGAGCTCGCCGACGGCCTGCAGCGCCTCGACGCCGCGGCTGACGCGCTGGCGTCCACGCCGCTGGGCCGCATGGACATGGCGGCGCTGCAGCGCTTCGCCGTCGATTTCGCGCCGCCGCCCATTGAGGAGGCGGGCGGGCGCGTGCCGCCGCTGCTCGCAGGCCGTACCGTGGCCGTGGCGCGCGACGCGGCCTTCTGCTTCATCTATCCGGCCAACCTGCAGACGCTCGAACGCCTGGGCGCGCGCGTGGTGCACTTCTCGCCGCTGCGCGACGCGGCCCTGCCGCCCTGCGACGCCGTGTGGCTGCCCGGCGGCTACCCCGAGCTGCATGCCGAAGCCATCGCCGCCAACACCCGCATGCAGGCCAGCCTGCGCGCCCATGTGGCGGCAGGCCGGCCGCTGTGGGCAGAATGCGGCGGCATGATGGCGCTGTGCGAATCGATTACGCTGGCCGACGGCCGCGAGCAGCCCCTGTGGGGCCTGCTGCCGGGCCGCGTGGCCATGCAGCGCCGGCTGGCGGCGCTGGGGCCGCAGCAGCTCGCGCTCGATGCCGGCTGCCTGCGCGGCCATACCTTCCACTACTCGACCTGCGACAGCCCCGCCAGCGTGCGCACGCGCACCGCGCGGCCCGGCCAGGACGCCGCGCCCGGCGCAGGCGAGGCCCTGTACCAGCAGGGCAGCCTGCAGGCGAGCTACTTCCATGCGTGGTTCGCTTCGAGCCCGCGGGCCACGGCGTCGCTCTTCGGCGCGGAGCCGGCATGAACCCCATGCGCAGCGAGCTGATCCTGGGCGGCCAGAAAAGCGGCAAGTCGCGCCGCGCCGAGCTGCTCGCGCGCGACTGGCTCGCGCAGTCCGCTGCACACCGCGCGCTGCTCATCGCCACGGCCGAGCCCTGGGACGCCGAGATGCGCGAGCGCATCGCGCGCCACCAGCGCGACCGCGCCGGGCGCGTGCCGGGCCTGGCCACGCTCGAGGAGCCGCGCGACCTGGCGGGTGCGCTCGCGCGCCACGGCCGCGCCGACACGCTGATCGTCGTGGACTGCCTCACGCTGTGGCTCACCAACTGGCTCATGCCCGCGCAGGACGATCGAAAACAAAGGCAGGCACTGGCGCTTGAGTGGCAAGCGCAGTCTGCTCTCTTTCTGGAAGGAATTCGGCAGACCCCCGGGCCCGTTGTACTGGTGGGCAACGAAATCGGCCTGGGGTCATTCCGATGGGGCGCGAGGTGCGCGCCTTCGTCGATGCGCTCGGTCTGCTGAACCAGCAAGCGGCCCAGGCCTGCGAGCGCGTGACGCTCATGGCGGCCGGATTGCCCCTGACCCTGAAGGCCCCCGCACCATGAACCCCACACCCCTGCGCCGCATCCTCTGGGTGCTCGCCATCGTCGCCGTGCTGTGCCTGCTCATGGCGGGCCTCGCACGGGCTCAGCCAGCGCCGGGCCTGCAGCTCACGGACGACCGGGGCGCACGGTGCAGCTGGCACAGGCGCCGCAGCGCATCGTGAGCCTGCTGCCCTCGCTGACCGAAAGCGTGTGCGCGCTCGACCAGTGCCACCGCCTCGTGGGCGTGGACCGCTACTCCAACTGGCCCGACGCCGTGCGCCGGCTGCCGCAGGTGGGCGGTGGCGTCGATCCCAACATCGAGGCCATCGTGGCGCTCAAGCCCGACGTGGTGCTGCTGGCCACCAGTTCACGCGCGAGCGACCGGCTGGAGGCGCTGGGCGTCAAGGTGGTGGCGCTCGAACCCAAGACCCATGCCGACGTGCGCCGCGTGCTCGGCAAGGTGAGCGACCTGCTGGGCGTGCCGCGCGAGCAGGGCGCCGAGCGCCTGTGGCGCGTGATCGACGCGGGCGTACAGGCCGCCGGGCAGTCGCTGCCGGCCAAGGTGCGCCAGGGCGGCGGGGCGCGCGTGTACTTCGAGGTCAGCCGTGGACCCTATGCGGCGGGCGAGGCCTCGTTCATCGGCGAGACGCTCGCGCGCCTGGGCGTGCGCAACGTCGTGCCCGCGTCGCTCGGGCCGTTTCCGCGCCTGAACCCCGAGTTCGTCGTGCGCGCCAACCCCGACATCATCCTCGTGGCCAACCGCAGCATGCAGCCCATGGTGATGTACCCGGGCTGGGCCGGCCTGAAGGCCGTGCGCGAGCAGCGCATCTGCGTGTTCGGCCCCGGCGACTCCGACGTGGTGGTGCGCCCCGGCCCGCGCATGGCCGAGGCCGCGCGCCTGATCGCCCAATGCCTGGCGGACAAGGCCCCGGGATGAGCCGCTCCAGCGACATCGCCCCCGACACGCGCCGCAGCGCCTGGCTCGCGGCCGCGCTGCTGCTCGGCGCGGCCCTGCTGCTGGCCGTGGGCGCGAGTGTGGGCAGCACGGGCTTCGAGAGCCTGCTGCGCATGCGCAGCGACCCTGTGGCGTGGCAGATCGTGTGGGACATCCGCCTGCCGCGCACGCTGGGCGCATGGCTCGCGGGGGGCTGCTGGGGCTGGCGGGCGCGGTGGCGCAGGGGCTGTTCCGCAACCCGCTGGCCGACCCGTACCTGCTCGGCAGCGCCTCGGGCGCGGCGCTGGGCGGCGCGGCGGCCATGGCCTTCTTCGGCGTGTCGCCCGTGGCCGCGCAGTGGATGGCGCGCATCGGCATCACGGGCACGGCCTTCCTGGGGGCCGCGGGCGCGGTGCTGCTCACGCTCATGCTCGCGCGCGGCGTGCAGCACGCGCTGCGCCTGCTGCTGGCGGGCGTGATCGTGGGCGTGGTGCTGGGCGCCGTGCGCGACCTCGTGGAGCTGGCCCACCCCGACATCCTGCAGGCCATGCAGGCCTTCACGCTCGGCAGCACGGCCTTCGTGGGCTGGCAGGCCTGCGTGCTCATGGCGGTGGCGCTGCTGCTCTGCGCCGTGGCGGGCTGGGTGCTCTCGCGCGCGCTCGACGGGCTCTCGCTCGGCGAAGCCACGGCCACCAGCCTGGGCCTGCCGCTCGCGCCCATGCGCGCGGGCTCGTGGCGGTGCTTGCGCTCGCGACAGGCGCGGCCGTGGCTCAGACCGGGCTCATCGCCTTCGTGGGCCTGGCCGCGCCGCACCTGGTGCGCTCCATCGTGCGCGTCACGCACGCACGGCACGTGCTGCTGTCGTCCCTCATGGGCGCGCTGCTGCTTTTGGCGGCCGACATCCTCGCGCGCTGGGTACTCGCGCCCCAGGAACTGCCCGTGGGCATCCTCACGGCGGCGCTGGCGGCAGCTACCTGCTGTGGCTCATGCACCGGCGCACGGCGCGCGGAGCGGTGCTGTGAGTTCAGTCGCTATCCACGCCCGTCTGGAGCGCGCCTGCATCGGAAACACCCCGATACTGCACGGCATCGACCTGCCGCTGCCTGCGGGCCGCTGGACCAGCATCGTGGGGCCCAACGGCGCGGGCAAATCGACCCTGCTCAAGGTGCTCGCGGGCCTGATGCCGCACGCGGCCGTGCAGGGCGAGGTGGAGCTGCTGGGCCGGCCGATCGCGCGCATCCCGGTGCGCGAGCGCGCGCGCCTGCTGGCCTGGCTGGGCCAGAACGAATCGGCCGCCGACGACCTCACGAGCTACGACGTGGCCATGCTGGGCCGCCTGCCGCACCAGCCCTGGCTCGCGCCCGCGAGCCGCGCGGACCATGCCGTGGTGGAGCAGGCCCTGCGCACCACCCAGGCCTGGGAATGGCGCCACCGGCCGCTGGGGCGCCTTTCGGGCGGCGAGCGCCAGCGCGTGCTGCTGGCGCGCGCGCTCGCGGTGCAGGCGCCCGTGCTGCTCATGGACGAGCCGCTCGCCAACCTCGACCCACCGCACCAGACCGACTGGCTGCACACCGTGCGCGGCTTGGTGGCCGGCGGCGGCACCGTGGTCAGCGTGCTGCACGAGGTGTCGATCGCGCTGCAGGCCGATGACCTCGTCGTGATGGCCCAGGGCCGCGTGGTGCACCAGGGCGCGTGTGCAGACCCGGCCACGCACGCGGCGCTGGAGCAGGTGTTCGACCACCGCATCCAGGTGCGCCACATCGATGGCGTGTGGATCGCGCTGCCGCGCATGGATCGCTAGCGCGGTCCGATCGATTCAAGCAACCGCCGCATCCGGCCGCCGTGCCGGCCGCGGCTCCAGGGGAGTGGAGAGATGAATTTGGAAGCAGGTTTCGCCCAGGTAGCGCAGGTGCTGCTGTGGCCCGTGCTGGTGCTCGTGGCGCTGGCCTTCGTGTACGCCCTGTGGGCCGGTGGCGCCACGCTCATGGAGGCCTGGCAGCGCTGGCGCCTGCCGCATTACCGCTCGCTGCGCGTGGCGCCCGAACTGTCGATGGACGAGCTGGAGCTGCAGCTCGTGCGCCAGATCGAGCCCGTGCGCCTGCTCAGCCGCCTGGCCCCCATGCTGGGCCTGATCGCCACCATGGTGCCGCTGGGCCCCGCGCTGCAGAGCGTGGCGCAGGGCCAGGGCCAGCAGGCGCTGGCCGTGTTCAGCGGCGCCTTCGCGGGCGTGGTGCTGGCGCTCGCGGCGGCGTCCGTGGGGCTGGTGGTGTACTCGGTGCGCCGCCGCTGGCTGCTGGCCGAGCTGCTGGCCGAGCGCAAGCGCCGCGCGGAGGTGCTGGCATGAGCATCCGCCACGTGAACATCCTGGCCGAGGAAGACGACGATCCCATGCTCTCGGCCGTGAACCTCGTGGACGTGTTCCTCGTGCTCGTGGTGGCGCTGCTCACGGCCGTGGCCGTGCGCAGCCAGGCCACGGCGCAGGAGGACGTGACCATCATCCGCAACCCCGGCAAGCCCGACATGGAGATCGTGGTGCGCGAGCAGGGGCGCGAGGTGCGCTACAAGGGCGCGGGCAGCGCCGCGCAGGGCGCGGGCGTGCGCGCGGGCGTGGCCTACAAGCTCGAGGACGGCAACATCGTCTACATCCCCGAGGGCGGGGCGGCGGCCGGAGCCGGGCGATGAGCCTCCGGCGCCGGGCGCTCACGGCCTGGCTGGGCCTGGTGGTGTGGCTGGTCTGCGGGGGCGTGCCCGCGTTCGCCGCGGAAACGGCAGCCGCCCCGCGCCTGCTCTGGATCACGTCGGACATCACCACCGCCGCGCGCACGGCGGCGCTGCAGCGGCTTGCCGAAGGCGCGGGCTGGTCCTTCACGCACATCGACTACCCGCTCGGCGGCCCCGGCGAGCTGCCGCCTGCGCAGGCCGCGCCGCTGCAGCAGGCGCTCGCCGCCGCTGCCATGGTGTGGGTGGACGTGCCGCACGCCAGCGTCGAGGCGCGGCTGCGCAAGCTCGTGGGCCCGCGCCTCGATGCCTGGGCCACGGGCAAGCCGCAGCGCCTCGTGTGGGTGCCCGCCGGCGAGCCCGGCGCGGGCGATGCCGCCGCCTGGAACGCGCAGCCCGCCGCTGCGCGCATGGCGGGCTATCTTCAGGCGGGCGGTGAGCGCAACCTGGGCCACGCGCTGCAGCTGGCCCGGAGCCTGGTGGCGCAGCAGGCCGCGCCTGCGCTGCCGCCGCCCAGACCTGGCCCGCGCGCGGCCTGTACCACCCCGATGCGCCCGGCCTGCTGCCCGATGCCGCCGCGTTCGACGCCTGGCGTGCCGAGCGAGCCGACAGCGCCGGCCGGGCAGCTCGCCCCGCCGTGGCCCTGCTGGTGCACCGCCACCATTTCGTGAACGGCAGCACGGCCTGGATCGATGCCTGGCTGCGCCGCTTCGAGCGCCAGGGCCTCGCGGCCTATGCGGTGTTTGGCCAACAGCTCAGTGCGGCCTCGCTGCAGGCGCTGCTGGAGGTGCCCGCCAGGGAGGCGGGCGGAGCAGGGCGCCCGCACCCGGCCGTGCTGGTGCTGCACCAGCTCGTGCCCCAGGCCGCCGCGCTGCAGCCGCTGCTCGCGCGCTGGGGCGTGCCCGTGCTGGCCACGCAGCCCTACCGCGCGGGCGACGAGGCCGCCTGGGCGGCCGATGCCGCGGGCCTGTCGCTGTCCGACGTGCCCTTCTACCTGGCCCAGCCCGAGGCGGCTGGCGCCATCGACCCCTTGCTCACCGTAGCCCAGGGCCAGTCCGGAGCCGAGCCGCGCCTGATCGAACGCCAGGCCGATGCCGTGGCGGCCAAGGCGCGGCGCCT contains:
- a CDS encoding cobyrinate a,c-diamide synthase, with the protein product MNGTALCPALVVAAPASGQGKTTVTAALARLHARQGRRVRVFKCGPDFLDPYWHELASGAPVEQLDLWMTGEADCAARLHAAAQEADLVLVEGVMGLFDGQDSVADLAQRFGMPVLAVVDASAMAGTLGAIAFGLRHFRAGLPWAGVLANRVAGERHADMLREGLADPADWLGALPRVAFDAASPKLLPERHLGLVAAHELADGLQRLDAAADALASTPLGRMDMAALQRFAVDFAPPPIEEAGGRVPPLLAGRTVAVARDAAFCFIYPANLQTLERLGARVVHFSPLRDAALPPCDAVWLPGGYPELHAEAIAANTRMQASLRAHVAAGRPLWAECGGMMALCESITLADGREQPLWGLLPGRVAMQRRLAALGPQQLALDAGCLRGHTFHYSTCDSPASVRTRTARPGQDAAPGAGEALYQQGSLQASYFHAWFASSPRATASLFGAEPA
- a CDS encoding cell division protein ZapA, producing the protein MKQIEVQIMQQSYLLACPDGHESRLLEAVERVDTAMTRIRDAGKVRARERIAVLAALNLAFEIADRDSAPPAAASTSSTAALPQEDSPADIQRALALVQRLDQALGNDGQLL
- a CDS encoding sulfite exporter TauE/SafE family protein, coding for MIEPLLAAELALLGLGTGFLAGLLGIGGGMLMVPFLTYILGQRMVAPDLAVKMAIATSMATIVFTSVSSVRAHHRRGAVRWDLVLRLAPGIVLGGLLASLGVFALLKGAFLAIFFGLFVSFSAVQMFLDKKPAPSRQMPGTGGQIAAGGVIGFLSGLVGAGGGFVSVPFMTWCNVPIHNAVATSAALGFPIALANVAGYVLGGQSVAGLPPGAFGYVWLPGLAAIAVCSVLTAPLGARAAHALPVRQLKRTFACLLLGLAAYMLWKGLSA
- a CDS encoding cobaltochelatase subunit CobN, producing MPDAAAFDAWRAERADSAGRAARPAVALLVHRHHFVNGSTAWIDAWLRRFERQGLAAYAVFGQQLSAASLQALLEVPAREAGGAGRPHPAVLVLHQLVPQAAALQPLLARWGVPVLATQPYRAGDEAAWAADAAGLSLSDVPFYLAQPEAAGAIDPLLTVAQGQSGAEPRLIERQADAVAAKARRLVALQTRKAADKRLVAMVYNYPPGGSNFGASFLNVPRSLEQVSGALAQAGYRTQRVPEQQWIDGLKPLLAAYYPGADLRGLLASGQAAALPLAAYQRHFAQLPAEVQRRMVAHWGAPAQSRYVVDWQGERVFVIPRLQAGQLAVLPQPRARRRCTGARTRSCTSPRPRCRTTTWRCTCGRSARPTR
- a CDS encoding DUF2149 domain-containing protein, whose product is MSIRHVNILAEEDDDPMLSAVNLVDVFLVLVVALLTAVAVRSQATAQEDVTIIRNPGKPDMEIVVREQGREVRYKGAGSAAQGAGVRAGVAYKLEDGNIVYIPEGGAAAGAGR
- a CDS encoding DUF904 domain-containing protein, which produces MASPSPLDLIAERVERLLLRHAELQRTNALLSEQVAALTQERDSLKSRLSAARARVDALLDRLPSTTAKDAE
- a CDS encoding ABC transporter ATP-binding protein; translated protein: MSSVAIHARLERACIGNTPILHGIDLPLPAGRWTSIVGPNGAGKSTLLKVLAGLMPHAAVQGEVELLGRPIARIPVRERARLLAWLGQNESAADDLTSYDVAMLGRLPHQPWLAPASRADHAVVEQALRTTQAWEWRHRPLGRLSGGERQRVLLARALAVQAPVLLMDEPLANLDPPHQTDWLHTVRGLVAGGGTVVSVLHEVSIALQADDLVVMAQGRVVHQGACADPATHAALEQVFDHRIQVRHIDGVWIALPRMDR
- a CDS encoding TonB-dependent receptor domain-containing protein, with the protein product MKTPSSRERAAAPLNLRPAVLALAAMAALAAHAQEGATLLAQNLHAPSMSDVVVTATRTPQPLSDLVADVSIVDRETIETSGATGLVDVLARLPGVEMSRNGGPGTTTSLFLRGAETRFTAVYIDGVRVDSQSTGGAAWEAIPLSLIDRIEVLRGPAGAVYGSDALGGVVQIFTKKGETGVAPYVGVGAGSHGTYRAEAGVSGASGTFDYALGIVRETSEGFNARPIAGQNPDRDGYRSTAANARLGLQINAAHRIEGTLVANDINSGYDATYTPSKGIVNDDRNLHRLHALGLNWQAQWSTSYKTRLSITDSRDRYETKPSPYLTETQLRGYLFQNEWRLGAHLFTAALERREDHLTNAPIDRERSQDALALGWGYNAGGHTVQLNVRHDSDSEFGGQNTGSASYGYAFTPQWRATASVGTAFRAPTLYHRFSEYGQAGLKPEESRNAELGLRWAEGSSTFSVVAYRNRVKNLISFAGAGPCASTFGCYANTARAQYEGVTLAGSHRIGAVQLRGSIDLQNPKDLDTGKQLARRAKRHATFGADTRLAGWTLGAEVQASGRRYDTVANTNVLGGYTLVNLYASTRLARDYQLIARVDNLADKNYQLARTYATPGRTFFVGLKWAPSN